The proteins below are encoded in one region of Thermotoga sp. Mc24:
- a CDS encoding nucleotide-binding protein, with the protein MIRILMGSYGSGKTEISINLALKLKSSGKDVSLVDLDVVTPYFRLRDLKEELEVLGIHVVTVEDNLRYSDLPIIPKSTDWLSSEEAVIDTGGEEGAKVIGVLRHLLNRKDTQTYFVLNVFRPFCERPEDIIENLEKISALSRMKFDFLINNSNLGDMTTAEVVLEGERIVSEVSRKTGIKVLFTAVPEELLDPPETEYPLFRVRRFVKRKLGIGG; encoded by the coding sequence ATGATTCGTATCTTGATGGGATCTTACGGTAGCGGAAAAACAGAAATATCGATCAACCTGGCTTTAAAACTGAAGAGTTCAGGAAAGGACGTATCATTGGTCGATTTGGACGTGGTAACACCCTATTTCAGATTGAGAGACCTGAAGGAAGAATTAGAAGTACTTGGAATCCACGTTGTGACAGTGGAAGACAACCTCAGGTACAGTGACTTGCCGATCATACCAAAAAGCACAGACTGGCTGTCCAGTGAAGAAGCCGTCATCGACACAGGAGGAGAAGAGGGAGCGAAAGTAATAGGAGTTCTAAGACATCTTTTGAATAGAAAAGACACACAGACGTATTTTGTCTTAAATGTCTTCAGACCGTTCTGTGAACGCCCGGAAGACATTATCGAAAACTTGGAGAAAATATCCGCTCTTTCCAGGATGAAGTTCGATTTCCTGATAAACAATTCCAATCTCGGAGACATGACCACAGCAGAAGTTGTTCTCGAAGGAGAGCGGATAGTTTCAGAGGTTTCCAGGAAAACAGGGATAAAGGTTCTTTTCACCGCTGTCCCGGAAGAACTGCTCGATCCTCCTGAGACTGAATATCCCCTTTTCAGGGTCAGAAGGTTCGTGAAAAGAAAATTGGGAATCGGGGGATGA
- a CDS encoding 4Fe-4S dicluster domain-containing protein has translation MRGYITIDSERCKGCGLCISVCPAKVIEFSHRYNSKGYHPAVYKGNGCIACGFCYLTCPDVCITVFREVQKKVNVKV, from the coding sequence ATGAGAGGCTACATAACGATCGATTCAGAAAGATGCAAGGGTTGTGGCCTGTGCATCTCCGTGTGCCCTGCAAAGGTGATCGAGTTTTCCCACAGGTACAATTCGAAAGGCTATCATCCTGCGGTGTACAAAGGAAATGGATGTATAGCCTGCGGATTCTGCTATCTCACTTGTCCGGATGTTTGTATAACCGTTTTCAGAGAGGTTCAGAAGAAAGTCAACGTG